The Dehalococcoides mccartyi CG5 genome contains the following window.
AGTTCAAACCATATTCTAACCAAAATGTATTCATCTGGGCTGGTTCAGGTGATACATGGCCTGATAGGCTTTTTCAAATCCCGGTTCTGTACGGGCAAGGTTATCTTTAAGGGTTTGCATCCGGCGGGCAAATTCGGCCTTGTCGCCATTTTTTACCAACTCAGCCCATTCGGTTGCTCTTTTTATAAAATCGGCTTCCAGTTTGGGCAGCTTGGGCATATTTACCTGCAAAGAAGCATACAGGCCGGGGTCTTCGGTTAAAACGCTTTTGGTCAGGGTATCCAGCAGGCGGAACGTAGTACCGCCGGCACTACTTATGCCGGGCAGGTTTTGCCCCAGCAGGGTATCTGCCGATACTATGGCTATAAAGTGAGCCAGCCCCAGTACTACGGACATCAGCCGGTCATGCTCTTCCGGGCTGATCAGCCTAACATTACCGCCTTGTTTTTCCAGCCATGTTTTTACCCCTTGGGCAAGGTCAGT
Protein-coding sequences here:
- a CDS encoding prephenate dehydrogenase; this encodes MKIGILGGSGKMGQWFGRFLTENGHQVWLWGRNPSKLAPIATRLGVQAATRPDMLGDMDCLIISVPIDAFEDTLRELAPFTKPDQLVFDLCSVKERPVELMHQYLPHCRTLGTHPVFGPGAESLKGYNFILTPTTAPETDLAQGVKTWLEKQGGNVRLISPEEHDRLMSVVLGLAHFIAIVSADTLLGQNLPGISSAGGTTFRLLDTLTKSVLTEDPGLYASLQVNMPKLPKLEADFIKRATEWAELVKNGDKAEFARRMQTLKDNLARTEPGFEKAYQAMYHLNQPR